The following is a genomic window from Opitutus sp. GAS368.
CTGGATTGGTATCTGCAGTCGCTCGAAACGGGCGGTTACCCGCTGATCGTGCTGCTCATGTTCGTCGAAAGCACGTTCCTGCCGCTGCCAAGCGAGCTGATCATCCCGCCGGCCGCACACCTCGCCTACACCAAGGGCAACATGAGCCTGACCGGCATCGTGCTCGCCGGCGCTCTCGGCTCCTGGCTCGGCGCCACCGCGATGTATTGGGTGTCCCGCTGGGCCGGCCGGCCGTTCATCCTGAGGTATGGGAAATTTTTCCTCGTGACCGCCGAGAAGGTCGGGAAGGCCGAGCGCTGGTCCGCGGCCTACGGCAACTTCGGCATCTTCGCCTCCCGCCTCCTGCCCGTCGTCCGCCATCTCATCGGCATCCCGGCCGGCATCGTGCGCATGGATTACTGGAAGTTCTCCCTGTGGACCATCGTCGGCTCCGGCCTCTGGTGCGGCGTGCTCTGCTGGCTCGGCATCAAGGCCGGCCAGGACGAGGCGCTCATGAAGGGCGAGCTGCATGCGATCACCCTCTGGGGTGCGGCCATTCTCGGCGTCCTCGGCGTCATCTACTATTTCTTCGTTCACCGCCAGATGCAGGCGGGGAAAAAGTAAGCCCGCCCAGGCCGGCCGCGAGACTCTCCTGTAGCGCGCTCCATGAGCGCCGTCCCCCACCCCGGCGGTCACAGACCGCCGCCACAGGTTCTCCGGATCCGCCGTCATGACACTAATCCCTGTTGCCTCAGGCCAGCCGGCCGTGGCAAATTTTCGGCTCAATTCCACACCCATGAGCTCCCCGAAGAAGAAAGTCGCCATCCTCACCGCGGGCG
Proteins encoded in this region:
- a CDS encoding DedA family protein; this encodes MHDFFKPLLDWYLQSLETGGYPLIVLLMFVESTFLPLPSELIIPPAAHLAYTKGNMSLTGIVLAGALGSWLGATAMYWVSRWAGRPFILRYGKFFLVTAEKVGKAERWSAAYGNFGIFASRLLPVVRHLIGIPAGIVRMDYWKFSLWTIVGSGLWCGVLCWLGIKAGQDEALMKGELHAITLWGAAILGVLGVIYYFFVHRQMQAGKK